Proteins found in one Methanocella sp. genomic segment:
- a CDS encoding class I SAM-dependent methyltransferase, producing the protein MPIETDEVYRTVPLDKIPWNIETPPQALVDLVDSGCVKPCRAVDLGCGAGNYAIYLAGRGFDVTGIDISPRAIEIARDNARKKGVKCRFIIADILGDLHNIREMFDFAYDWEMLHHIFPDDRFRYVRNVHGLLNLGAKYLSVCFNEEDSSFGGAGKVRGTQLGTILYFSSLEELKVLYEPYFRIIDAKVIVIEGKNVEHMVNYIFMEKK; encoded by the coding sequence TTGCCGATAGAGACGGATGAAGTGTACAGGACTGTACCGCTGGATAAGATACCCTGGAACATCGAGACTCCTCCACAAGCCCTCGTAGACCTGGTGGATAGCGGATGCGTCAAGCCCTGTAGGGCTGTGGACTTGGGCTGTGGGGCCGGGAATTACGCCATTTACCTGGCCGGTAGGGGATTTGACGTGACTGGGATCGATATCTCGCCCAGGGCAATCGAGATCGCCCGGGATAACGCCCGGAAAAAAGGCGTAAAGTGCAGGTTCATCATTGCCGACATCCTCGGCGACCTACACAATATTAGAGAAATGTTTGATTTTGCCTATGATTGGGAAATGTTACACCACATTTTCCCTGACGATCGGTTTAGATACGTCCGAAATGTCCACGGGCTGTTAAACCTGGGGGCTAAGTATCTCTCCGTTTGCTTTAACGAGGAAGACTCCAGTTTCGGCGGCGCGGGTAAAGTTCGTGGAACCCAGCTCGGAACGATCTTGTATTTTTCATCCCTCGAGGAATTAAAAGTCCTGTATGAGCCTTACTTTAGGATCATAGATGCTAAGGTAATAGTTATAGAGGGAAAGAACGTTGAGCACATGGTTAATTATATCTTCATGGAGAAAAAATAG
- the argF gene encoding ornithine carbamoyltransferase, with product MHIISIADLSVDDIYGILELAEDLKKKRKEGVVTDYLKNKSLAMIFEKSSTRTRVSFEVGMTDLGGHGVYLDPGMMQLGRGETLPDTAKILSGYVHGIMIRAKSHDTVIEIAKNATVPVVNGLTDHEHPCQALADLMTIRERKGYIEGLRFAWIGDGNNVCHSLILASAMTGMKMSVACPKGYEPDTNVVKKAQAMGGDIEVTNDPKAAAMDADVLYTDVWVSMGDEAEKDKRLKDLRDYQINMGLVKLAKKDCVVLHCLPAHRGQEITDDVMKCKNSAIFEQAENRLHVQKALLVKLIGNNARA from the coding sequence ATGCACATCATATCCATCGCAGACTTGAGTGTCGATGACATCTACGGCATTCTCGAGCTGGCAGAGGACCTCAAGAAGAAGAGGAAAGAAGGCGTCGTGACGGACTACCTGAAGAACAAGAGTCTCGCCATGATATTCGAGAAATCATCTACCAGGACAAGAGTGTCGTTCGAAGTGGGCATGACCGACCTGGGAGGGCATGGAGTATACCTGGACCCGGGGATGATGCAGCTCGGCCGGGGCGAGACGCTGCCGGATACGGCTAAAATACTCTCGGGGTACGTTCACGGCATCATGATCCGGGCGAAAAGCCACGATACGGTGATCGAGATCGCGAAGAACGCGACTGTGCCAGTCGTCAACGGGCTCACGGACCACGAGCACCCGTGCCAGGCGCTGGCCGACCTCATGACCATCCGGGAAAGAAAAGGATACATCGAAGGGCTCAGGTTCGCGTGGATAGGCGATGGGAACAATGTCTGTCATTCATTGATCCTGGCATCGGCCATGACGGGGATGAAGATGAGCGTCGCGTGCCCGAAGGGATATGAGCCCGACACGAATGTCGTTAAAAAGGCGCAGGCGATGGGCGGCGATATCGAGGTCACGAACGACCCTAAGGCCGCCGCAATGGACGCGGACGTGCTCTATACGGACGTCTGGGTATCCATGGGCGACGAGGCCGAGAAAGATAAAAGGCTAAAGGACCTCCGGGATTACCAGATCAACATGGGCCTCGTGAAGCTGGCGAAAAAAGACTGCGTCGTCCTGCACTGCCTGCCGGCACACCGGGGACAGGAGATCACCGACGACGTCATGAAATGTAAGAATTCCGCCATCTTCGAGCAGGCGGAGAACCGGCTGCACGTCCAGAAAGCGCTGCTCGTAAAGCTAATCGGTAACAATGCCCGAGCGTAA
- a CDS encoding acyltransferase, with protein MPERKLTEHPAAVKGFNSLWGWHHDRDPVVVAFNFLLLQVVRYSPSLQLKIGCMRAMGVKAGEHVSMALEATVDIIYPELIEIGDNTVVGYRTTILAHEYLIDTYRTGRVIIGKNVLIGANATILAGVTIGDGAVVSACSLVNRDVPAGAFVGGVPAKIIERENDVQSG; from the coding sequence ATGCCCGAGCGTAAGTTAACGGAACATCCGGCCGCCGTCAAAGGCTTTAATTCGCTGTGGGGCTGGCACCACGACCGGGACCCCGTCGTCGTGGCGTTCAACTTTTTATTGCTGCAAGTAGTTCGGTATAGCCCCTCCCTTCAACTCAAGATCGGGTGTATGAGAGCCATGGGCGTCAAGGCCGGCGAGCACGTGTCCATGGCACTCGAGGCTACGGTGGATATCATTTATCCCGAGCTGATCGAGATCGGCGATAACACCGTCGTCGGCTATCGGACAACTATTTTAGCCCACGAGTACCTTATCGACACGTACAGGACGGGCAGGGTCATCATCGGTAAGAACGTGCTTATCGGCGCCAATGCCACCATACTCGCGGGAGTCACAATCGGCGACGGCGCCGTAGTATCAGCCTGCTCGCTCGTCAACCGGGACGTGCCCGCCGGCGCCTTCGTGGGCGGCGTGCCCGCGAAGATCATCGAGAGGGAAAACGATGTTCAATCCGGTTAA